AAAAGTTAGAGGGGCGTGGCATTGGAAATGGGGCCATTTACCGACCCtggttatataaggagaaaaatcactggaAGGTATATATATTTGGTAATAAATGGAAATTGATAATACTACACCCATTATCCGGGCATTGTATCTACATGTACGCACAGGCATGCAGGATATGATTTACTAGCTACTGTTTTAgcagaaaagatatcaccttctgactgactttggaaaagtcagtcagaaagTGATAtattttccgctacaacagtagctaatgATTTACCTGCCCTTGTAggttataattaatgtatatatcaaaatgtcacaaatcattatatatgtatatatatatatataattagtgagTAAATTCCATTTTCACTAAAGAATGTGACTTTATGCTCACTAAAacatgatgtaacaatcaatacatGGATACCAGCAAGTGCAGATTTATAACTATGGATAATCATAATGTGCAAATGCTAAAAAAATAAGTTGTAAATTACCCATTTTAGTTGACATGTTTACAGTGCACTCAGTCATAAAGTATGCATagaatttttaaatttagaaatgATCCACTGTTGTAGGCTGTATGGGGCCCATTTGATTGTTTATGTGTTGTGagtgtgtatttttttaaatacttgcTACTGCAGTAATATCATGTACGAATCAAATCAATATATCCCGACCTCTATTTTTTaacatacatgtgtaataaTGCAATACCCTATTAACGCATTTACCACAAAATCGGTGTTCATAGAAGGTAGCTGTAAATGTTTTTGGCAAATATCAAAGAAAACGCTACTTATATTCCTCGTAACATAAAAGACCTTATACTGTCACACGGCTTCATGTGTTTACATTGGATGGTGACAGAACGATCAAGAATGAAGATTCTACAGCGCATGGTACATCAACTACGAAACTGATGTATTTCATTATGACAACAAATGGGTAGATCAGTTATACTGTTGCCGTGAGATTACCTGGACTTGATTATAAGCAATTGATATCCAAAAACAAACGTCGATTCCACTGTTCCTCATAATATTATTGAAGAAGATGGCGCTAAACGAAAACTTCCGCATGATGTCACCGATGACAACTTCGGGAATCTACGGTGATTTCCGGAAAAGTTCGTCCCAAAAGCAGACGATGCATTTGAAGAAATTGCTATAGATGAGCTCAAACTTATGATTTAACGTATGGAGacaaactttaaaataaaatacattgatGTTTTGGTTAACCACATCTAAAATTGAATGTTTTGCCAAGAATATCAGCACGTGCGATGATGTCAGAAGGGGTATAAATACCGCAGCAGAAGCGAGCGTTTGTCAGTTTGAATTTGTACAGAGAACGTTGCGCTCTTACGTACAAAGTGGTTCAGGCCGTTACCCTTGAAAAGAAGTGAGACTGAAGCAAGAAAATGGTAAGCAAATCAACAGTTTTCTATTAATTATTGAATAATGCTGACATAGCTATCAGATATCAATTTCTTTTGTATTTGAACTTGACGACAAACATTTGAAACCGCACACACTTATAACTTATTTGAACCAGATGTTGGTGGTGGCATCAACTAAGGATTCAAGCAATGATTTTATTTAGGTACATTTTGGGCCGATAAAGGCCCCTTCCCCTAGAGAAATTTTGCAGTATTTTCccaaatgtatgtaaatattttcccaaataaagaaaaactctttaaaatgtacatgtttcaGAAAATTGTAATGTATTGTTTTCCCAAATAAAAAGGTACAACCCCTGAAATTTTAGTAAGAAAATCACTGGATTGCTTTGAATAAGAATAATGAACTATTTGTTTCTCAGTTTTATCAATATGAAACGTTGAACTATCCTTGTTTTAAGTATATCATATTGACATTTTGATGTTCTTTATGGTTGAATTTTAGGCATAATTTTATAAATGCAATTTAAACGGCAAGTAGCAAAATGTGAATACATTGTAACACTTGATTGTTAAAGAAGGTACCAAATTAAATAGGCAGTTTTATGGAAAATGTATCAAATGCCTTGGCTTATGGCTATGTAGAAACCTTGTTATTCAAAAAATCAAACTGAAGTCTTTTGAcaatttgttgaaaaaataaGGTTGCTATTCAACAGAAAAATCATAGTGACTAGATGTTTCTagattaatatcattttcaCAACAGACCATGTAGCAATATGTGTACTGATATTGGAAACTACAGCAAGAGTAGATAGGAACATTGCATTCCCAATATAACTGACACACATTGGCCTATCAGATTATGATAAGTGTCCGACAGTCTAAGTCTATTTGGGTACTGAACATCTGCAATACTGTATTCAATGTGTATTGTAGGCTTAGAGCTGAGAAACAAGTCTGAGGAATGGGAGTTGTGTACCAATACACAGACACACATGAGTCTGGTGCAATTTCTAATAAAGGTTTTTAGACACATATCTCATTGATGGTTGATTAGGTCTGCTTTGTAGTGTTGGGAGTGTATTGTTTAAACTGAAAAGAAAAATGGTTAGCATTtcatgaaacacattatttccacataaacaaaacaacatcatCATGAAGTATTCGTCAGCAGCTCCAGACATTCAGAAATCTGGACCACAGTAGAATATGCACACAATCAGTCAATCACCACTGACTACTGGTTGGGTCCCAGTATTGGATCTGttacattatttacaataattttgaaGTATCATTCAGTAGTACCAAACACCAAAGTATCCAAAATAAGTCATAAATTACCCTGACTcactattatatattatatgttttgtgtcTTTAATTAAGCATtgcagtcactattttttaatttcatcggggtatgaaagaaattttgtttgcaaactgtgaatctcacaaaagtttgcaaacaaaatttatttcataccccgatgaaattaaaaaatagtgacttcaatgcttataattaattttccaggctactttataagaTGAAaaacgtttacacgtacgattccattgattttttactagggattattttttccaaatcgatACGCAACGTCggtgtttctattgtgacgtcacgataacgtcgagTTTTGGCGCCATTCtcagatatattttttccatcgtggaatgaaaaaaatgaataggtcaatcagaaagccagaaacaaagagaaaatgaattattatcttttaataaaattgtgagaaactaaggggagataattaatcTAATTCAGCAGATCTCTGTCAAGGCTTTGGCAATGGTAACAAACTAAAAGTAAAATTTGCAATCATACTTTTGAATTGTcttcaatttttaaaacaatgaaatttacaCGAATTCTCTGGTAAACTAAAAACATGAATGAAATTGAATTAGGTGCTACAGACTTTCAATCATTGATTCATCATAATGCaatcattattaaaattatattttctgtcTTCAACAGAGGGAGTGTATTTCTATTCATGTTGGACAAGCTGGCGTGCAGATTGGCAATGCCTGCTGGGAGTTGTACTGTTTGGAGCATGGAATCCAGCCTGATGGACAGATGCCAAGTGACAAAACCATTGGTGGTGGTGATGACTCCTTCAACACATTTTTCAGTGAGACTGGTGCTGGAAAGCATGTCCCGAGAGCAGTGTTTGTTGACTTGGAGCCAACAGTTGTAGGTAAGGTATAATTTGCTCatattgtttaaaatgtaatattgaaaACTTATTAAAGATTAAatctacatttacatttttttttaaatctagcTCTACAGTCAGCAACACCTTTTGAGTATTGATCTTGTGCTATGTTGGTTGATTAGCTGAATAAGAAGCTTTGAACAACGAAGAAAAATCATGCTGTACAAATACGTATTTCCATCTAGTCCGGTGGTAATAAGCAGAAATCTTACTTCCAACTTACTAAAAACTGGGTATTGTGTAGGGGAAGGGGGTTAGCGAGGATATGACAAACCCACACCCAACATCATATTCAGAGAGTCAAATACTTGTACATTTAGTTTGAAACCCTTTTGACTAAATTGTGATTTTTATGTTTGTAGATGAGGTCAGGACTGGCACATATCGCCAACTGTTTCATCCAGAACAGCTTATCACTGGCAAAGAGGATGCTGCAAACAACTATGCCCGTGGCCACTACACCATTGGCAAGGAAATTGTAGATCTTGTCCTGGATAGGATCAGGAAATTGGTAAGTCGTAGTAGAATGAGAACAATTTGTCAAATACTGTAACCGTATTTGACCCTGCAAACACCCCTCTCCCCTTTATGAAGCCTCAAAGTTAATGCATGTcgaaaatatgacaaccaatgtcaACAGTctctttatttgattttatttgcaAATTGATCTTTGTACAAAGATTTTGTAAAAGGATCGTCCAAATCGGGGTCGGTCTTAGTCGAATATAGTACTGACAAATTACAATACTTTGAGGGACGGTACCGTAATCTAGAAATGCTAATGttatatatcacattatttGATTCTGAAAAATTTGGGGATAGTGTTGCCAAATACAAATCATCTGATCTGAAACTTTGAATTGTTTATGAATTTCTGAATAAAACACTTCTTTCTTTTCTGTACTTTACTACTTTAATATCTATATGTCATAAATTGATGATTTGAAGTTTATATAActtgattgtttttgttctcTAGGCTGACCAATGTACTGGACTTCAGGGATTCCTGATTTTCCACAGCTTTGGTGGTGGCACTGGATCTGGATTTGCTTCACTTTTGATGGAAAGGTTATCTGTTGACTATGGAAAGAAGTCTAAACTGGAGTTTGCCATTTACCCAGCTCCTCAGGTACAGTAAACTATAAGGATCTTTTACTCACTAGAAATGTTTAAATAACTAATAACTGAGAGATGCTGCAAAcactaaaaatgtaaattttaatttaaaaatgaatagatatattgaatatatatacatctgcAGAAATGGACCTATCACCACCAATTCATATCAATTTGACCTCTATCGTATTACagtatactttatataaaacaacatgtttgatattgaaagatatatttataaaatgctGGCATATTTGTTGTAGGTTTCCACAGCTGTTGTTGAGCCTTACAACTCCATTCTGACAACCCATACAACCTTGGAGCATTCAGACTGTGCATTCATGGTTGATAACGAGGCTATTTACGATATCTGCAGGAGAAACCTCGACATTGAACGTCCTACATACACAAATTTGAATAGGTTGATTGGACAGATTGTTAGCTCAATCACAGCCTCACTTCGTTTCGACGGTGCCCTGAATGTAGATCTGACTGAGTTCCAGACCAACTTAGTGCCATACCCACGTATCCATTTCCCTCTGGTAACCTATGCTCCAGTCATCTCCGCTGAGAAGGCCTACCACGAGCAGTTGTCTGTTGCTGAGATCACCAACGCCTGCTTTGAGCCCGCCAACCAGATGGTGAAATGTGACCCCCGTCACGGTAAATACATGGCTTGCTGCATGTTGTACAGAGGTGATGTTGTCCCCAAGGATGTCAACGCTGCCATTGCGACCATCAAGACCAAGAGGACCATCCAGTTCGTCGACTGGTGCCCAACAGGATTCAAAGTTGGAATCAACTACCAGCCACCCACTGTTGTACCAGGAGGAGATTTAGCAAAGGTACAGAGAGCTGTTTGCATGCTGAGTAACACCACTGCCATTGCTGAGGCATGGGCTCGTCTTGACCACAAGTTTGACTTGATGTATGCCAAGCGTGCTTTTGTCCACTGGTATGTTGGAGAGGGAATGGAAGAAGGAGAGTTCTCCGAGGCTCGTGAGGATTTGGCTGCTCTGGAGAAGGATTACGAGGAAGTTGGTGTGGACTCCGTAGAGGGAGAAGCCGAAGAGGAAGGAGGAGACGAGTATTAGATCACTCCACTGACTAAGGATTGTGCACCAAAAATTGGGACTCTTTTTCATTGTAAATTTGGACTTTGATTATCGAGATATATGACACACAACATACTTCAATAATAGATGTGTGCTTCCTAAGTTTCCTTGATTAAAAAATTCttacaaaattttgaataaaacttaagttgcaaatacatgtgtaaatgtgtttttttttttttttttttttttttctgtgctCATTTATGAAATGTTGATTAGGTTAACCATTATTTATTACTtccaaaaaaaaattctgtttatatataatgcatattcaaTGTTTTCAGCTTTTCATCAAGAAAATAATGCTTTACTTAGCTAGTGGTTCAGCTATAATCTCTTCCAGGGTTCATTGCAGTCCCCACAATTTCACCTCTGTAAACGCGCTTAACGGCCCAGCAAAATTTCAAGATTCTTGAAAAACGTATTTCTGATGCTTACTAAATtctttaatacatattgtaagtttCCTTTTGTATACTTTTCCTGAAAACGACTGTCAGTTCTGACGTAATACAATTTGATCATTTatatcaaaccaaacaataaAGGATTCTTTTGCTGATACACTAGATTTACTTGTAAATAGTCATGATTTGCATACGACGTCCGCCGTTTCAAAAACAATCAGCATGACGTAATATTATGTGAGCCGTTGACGGAGGTGAATGTGGGGACTGCGATGAACCCCGGGAGAGATTGTTTAAGCTAATCGTCTTATCAACAAATGAGCCTTCACAAAAGCAACTGGAGATTAATCTGCAAGTTCACCTGCTATAAGATATTTCTaaaaatttatatataccaTGATGTATATAAACAAGGTTTATTTTTGTGCAAGCTGACTTCGAAAGCAGAGATGACGAAGCTGTGCCAAGTCATCTCTACTTTctgtgtcgagcaccaaaataaaacttgcaTTGTAAGATAGTAACTGTATtctatttatcctgcaaccattatgacatttaaaaggaaaacaaaatgccagttatttacttggtttcgttCGAAGcaagacgcttctttgatgcggaggaaGATTTATTCACTAAACCTAATGCAATCCTTTTTACTACCATACGGAATATATCGGCACATTCGCGAACAATAACCATAATTCTGTCcagtgtgtaatatcactgaaatttgaaacaataagaaaattcaataatacctttgccatgagccaagaaaaagatgACACTGCCATTAGAGATTTTTAATATCGTAGAAATGATgtcatttcggtgaatgtgaTGTCGCCTTCTAGTGGGAAAGAATGATGTTTCATTTACCAGAAGGTTCatgttctgggtcaagttagaaagtTTATCCtgcagttgcaggataaaatattgaatatgtcACCGTTGTATTGTAGGCGGCAACACAATGATATTAGTTTTTTGTCTTTTGTTGTccattaacatttccttgtgaaagCAATAACTGGAGTAAATATGAAATGAGCTAAATTAAACTTTGTATGttgactaacattggaaagatcttaTACAAGTTCGAAAATCAACTTAATTCAACTAATTTCTGGAATTACACCCTTGTCATttttattggaccttgtgaacacgttAACTTGAGTAAATAGGAAGCAAGCTTGGACGATTtcaaaaatcagcttgattcgacggcaattattgccctttgcactagtAATCATTATTGTAACTTGTGAACACATTATCTTGTGTAAATAtgcaccgagcttaatgaaacatTATATGCAGACTAACGTTGGAAATatctcggacgagtttgaaaatcagcttgatttgagtgtaacttaaagatgctccactgctgacaaatggtatttttttcactatcaaaaacaggggcagacgatttagtatttttcttcagttacaaaagttacttactttacactattaccactattgaaaagtttgagcttctaattttacttaaagttaaatatacgaaaaataattaattgcatcccgaaaaaattccgtggcactatatcttatatggaatgaagtaatgattgcgcatgcaccaaaagcgaaataaattttttgtgttaattaggcatatatatacacgattaaacaccaattattgttctaatgatgaatatcatttatgctctgtcggcggtggagcatctttaaggaattactgccctttgcaataataattattattggaccttgtgaacatgataacttgagtaaatatatgAACCAagcttaataaaactttgtatgtagactaacattgtaAAGATCTTGGATGTGTTCGAAAATTTGCTTGATTCGACTAACTTAGTTAGAGTTATTGCCttttgtaataataattattgaattttgtgaacatgataacgcgagtaaatatgcaccaagcttaatgaaacttagTATACACAGAcctatttcgtgaacaaaagacatcagttggctaacAAATGACAGAACTAATTTGTAACAAATATCAGTTGACCGCAGGCATCTTGTTAGTGTTCCAAGGTCAACGTAAAGATCAACTTTACTTACAATCTTCTCAACTTATTATTCTAGCAGAGAGAACGATCGTTACACAGATTGTCGGAAGATTTTTATTATTTCCTTTTCAGTTTACATTCTGTACAAGATTCATTTTAGTTTCACACATTTCTAAAACATTTTTCCCAAGTCTCTCATACTCTGCTAGTTcattgtaaatatgacaagaaatcCTCACATATAGAGTGCCTTGTATACATTTGACAGGAACCTGAAACAGATATAAAGTGTATAAATGTGATTGTCTCAAATTCAAGGAACTtatatatactcttgtttcACCATTTCTAGAATATGAGATTATCATTGGCTACTTGAGTTCAAGTATGATGGTAAGCAAACTTAGCCTCAACTATCCAATCACACATCTTATAAGATCCTGATTTGATCATTCATAGATGGAAGAGTGCAAAATCAAATACCGTAATTGACCTAAATAAGCGCCCTTTCCCTTTTCGAGGCCTCATTTCAAAACCTAGGCATAAGACCAAAACTAGAATTGTATaggtttgaaataattttgtctgATTACTTTTCAATTTTTGAACGCCCttggcgcttattgggtcgaatgaCAAATTACCTCTGCCCCCCCCCACTGTCTCAAATGCTCCATGATGCATCTACTAAACCATATTGTGATGGAATCGGGTCAACATCAGGAAGCAAAAGCATGATAGACGGACATGAACAAATCTAATCATTGATATTTCAGCCCCTCTTTTGGTAGATATAAtggtaattttaaaattttgttccAATAACTGGTAAATCAAACTTGCAGCTtgcacaaaaataattttcagaaTCTCCATTTTTATTGTTCTTTGCATCTGCCTGAACTGCCCCTGAATTTTAGTGTAAGGAAAATATTAATCACTGATATAAATTATCTATGCCTTACATAGACAAGTACAGATGTAGTACAGTTGAAAGGGAAAATTTCGGCTTTAATTGATGTTATCTGTTTTTTATCAAGATATGTCTATAATTGTAACGGAGTGGGAAAACCTACTGTATATTTAATCCAAATTGTTTAGTACCTCTATATTATATAGGTGGTAGAGCTGATTCTGTATCGCCTCTCCAGTACTGTATGTCACTGTTGTATCAGACGAGTACAGTTGAGGAGGAAGTTCCACCAGGGCCATACATCCTGGAAAAGGACAAAAGGTTTGTATTTAATTTGACAGGCAAGGCATTCT
This genomic window from Argopecten irradians isolate NY chromosome 4, Ai_NY, whole genome shotgun sequence contains:
- the LOC138321731 gene encoding tubulin alpha chain, testis-specific, whose protein sequence is MRECISIHVGQAGVQIGNACWELYCLEHGIQPDGQMPSDKTIGGGDDSFNTFFSETGAGKHVPRAVFVDLEPTVVDEVRTGTYRQLFHPEQLITGKEDAANNYARGHYTIGKEIVDLVLDRIRKLADQCTGLQGFLIFHSFGGGTGSGFASLLMERLSVDYGKKSKLEFAIYPAPQVSTAVVEPYNSILTTHTTLEHSDCAFMVDNEAIYDICRRNLDIERPTYTNLNRLIGQIVSSITASLRFDGALNVDLTEFQTNLVPYPRIHFPLVTYAPVISAEKAYHEQLSVAEITNACFEPANQMVKCDPRHGKYMACCMLYRGDVVPKDVNAAIATIKTKRTIQFVDWCPTGFKVGINYQPPTVVPGGDLAKVQRAVCMLSNTTAIAEAWARLDHKFDLMYAKRAFVHWYVGEGMEEGEFSEAREDLAALEKDYEEVGVDSVEGEAEEEGGDEY